From Thunnus albacares chromosome 22, fThuAlb1.1, whole genome shotgun sequence, the proteins below share one genomic window:
- the si:dkey-185m8.2 gene encoding trichohyalin isoform X1, whose product METTDEDSSPVTIANGAYPVRCTEEVLLPFFTDESLQAAMRSQHPPSSRSVPPALPDIRLVLLGRKEAGKSAAGNTILGGVGGFESGKPTEECVKRRADVAGRKVTVVDTPGWEWYYPLNSTPNWVRRETLRSVSLCPPGPHAVLLAVRSCAAVTEAYIAEIERHLEPLGKGVWEHTMLLFTRGDELGMGTMEQRILTSGPALQRLLQKCGNRYHVVNNLSKGDVTQVQELIRKLEEMVAGKKEGKSHLEMDSTVLLGLEADGKRRARERRKKQRQMEAQMQRGTIRAALMSDGLQASELDAHHSFSKAPRRLSEVRLVLLGERETGKSSAGNTILGNVSFFQAGVVTEECIRKQAEVAMRLVTVVDSPGWEGGVAGATTERVKREIVGSMALCPPGPHALLLTLRLDTLVRAGHVREHLELLGEGVWRHTILLFTHGDHLREGVDIEQHIQGGGRDLQLLLEKCRRRYHVISSVDGGGRGGSAKVTELLEKVERMAAMNRCEAFSDLVLEVRDLSRQRNEKFNQRLKDITDKMLRQEAELKNMRDREMKSIRWFFDRKKKVKSPGKADIQREEEEDEDRRIGERKNDIGELEERMRWLTEDKEKEVQDLSIENERIRVELNQSTQEKNEARLNLELKEREIEELNERIDEQQLKLLDLERAGVENEHERKQREEAIRAKQQEWVRDMEILKENIALHKKEKTEWMEKVDSLKAEMEESKRHHDNILERKEQEKKQEMAEMEQKLLEKDKEKEELRTKASEEKQITLEGMKHYEKDMEMKVEEMKSKHQKEMERKMQEKEKQIQDMQLQHRDEMDRKISDRKKAMDTKKVQHQEEIDQMLKEKEHDMDNIKRQHANEIRDIQQTQQRETAELKEQFAKEKEEQIQAKKREIAELEQKYAAQIEGKMVENEKEKETIHLNHKKDMAQKMQEKEKEVEALKLQHQEEMTRKINEIETLMEAKRNEHREEILRKVKEKEEDQQQYVDKIRSIEQERQQEINKLKEQFEKEMEKQSQQRQTEIEALEQKYAAQIEGKVLENEKEKEMINQNHEKHILKEMQERDRQIEELKCQHVNEIEKKMQESEKEKERLVMVCKQEMEQKVAEKEKEVEEMKLKVKEVTEKLRQKEERETDLLTDRKEMEQRLEEKEKEIEERKLNVKQMTEKLQEKDEKEKEHLNFKKEMEQRLEEKEKELEERKLNVKQMTEKLQQKEEKEIDLLNDKKEMEQRLEEKEKEIDESKLEVKQMMEKLQEKDEKEKDLLNYKKEMEQRWEEKEQEVEAIKENLKELEKKLRHTEEEREKENLNHKKQMEQKLQEKERAIEKLKQHIKDVDEILERKEEERGEIILNQKKEAEQRLQDREREMEEMKFQLSDEMERKLKEKETEIESNKQQADARETRWREEQRKRDENGEKEMNKLIEIIDKKTKEITQTKRLLAQRETEIEEAKTTSANYLKEIEQLKESYENQSSSIVEIQQRHTEQERQKDAEITDKLQEKEEELDRLRQKDKENEKELVQLRLTIEHAKSELKELTNRMEKEMTSMIQEYEKELERRNESMESVVKEKDSAMSRLEEESRQSILDVTEKYEESQKRVEELQEQNEKMRKEADNLRIKCEELKKESEEEVRKHLRGCEEQVKSVESEIQGVLEERDQEVRALKEANDVLKVEIEGMKEREGGAERQMNELREHFQKQLMEKQSEVKKRDEETEEEFLKREREAEEREKELSRHEEELSKRGHELEAKEETLVEKEGKLDSKEQELQKWEAGLKIKQKELEEKDKYEKDVNIRAENVQKMERELESLLGALEGKQKELSSHGQDLQKKVKGLKDQGKELKDREYYLRNEEQELLNWKSELQMRNEHVNSTTQELDDIRRGMALLKEELQSRERNLKTSIEKMRKWQQNLEDREAELRRREQHEVDDGERARKTDSFDLKAAVDDLCSMYEDVSVVDEQERKEKGKGRELDKDGKEREDQRMKAASSVTESGNCHLETLKGMEMAGKEPESVKVTRDFKVLSSSPGHRSSNNTLGTDLRVVVLGESWSSHSPAGVTILGGEVSKLNGSTFRPWRGQIAGRRLAVAEPLGLKWRDGPDPTDTAQRKSILDCISWCRPGPHVVLLLMPAFLTCTKKYRTAVEEHMSLLGEEIWQRTLVLFTWGETFGTNADQHIERNGELIELVKRCGGRYHVLTSKKSNSVTEGLFEKMEDIVTLNSEE is encoded by the exons ATGGAGACGACAGATGAGGACTCCAGTCCAGTCACAATCGCAAACGGTG CCTACCCGGTACGGTGCACTGAGGAAGTGCTTCTCCCTTTCTTCACAGATGAGAGTCTGCAGGCCGCCATGCGCTCACAGCACCCTCCTTCCTCCCGCAGCGTCCCTCCTGCTCTCCCAGACATTAGACTGGTCCTGCTGGGCAGGAAAGAAGCAGGAAAGAGTGCAGCTGGCAACACCATCTTAGGAGGAGTTGGAGGGTTCGAGAGTGGGAAGCCCACGGAGGAGTGTGTGAAAAGGCGAGCTGATGTGGCGGGGAGAAAAGTCACAGTGGTGGACACCCCCGGGTGGGAGTGGTACTATCCGCTCAACAGCACCCCTAACTGGGTGAGGAGAGAAACTTTACGGAGCGTGTCACTTTGTCCTCCTGGACCCCACGCTGTGCTGCTGGCAGTTCGGTCCTGTGCTGCAGTGACAGAGGCCTACATCGCTGAGATAGAGAGGCACCTGGAGCCGCTGGGAAAAGGAGTTTGGGAGCATACCATGCTGCTGTTCACCAGGGGAGACGAACTGGGTATGGGGACCATGGAGCAGCGAATCCTGACAAGCGGCCCAGCACTCCAGAGACTCCTCCAGAAGTGCGGGAACAGATACCATGTTGTGAACAACCTCAGCAAAGGAGATGTGACACAGGTTCAAGAGCTGATTAGGAAGCTGGAGGAGATGGTGGCGGGGAAGAAGGAGGGGAAGAGTCACTTAGAGATGGATAGTACGGTTCTGTTGGGACTGGAGGCAGACGGGAAGAGGAGAgcgagggagaggaggaagaaacagaggcAGATGGAGGCGCAGATGCAGAGAGGAACCATCAGGGCTGCTCTCATGA GCGATGGTCTCCAAGCATCCGAACTAGATGCCCACCATTCGTTCTCCAAGGCTCCCCGACGTCTATCTGAGGTCAGGCTGGTTCTCCTGGGTGAGCGCGAGACAGGAAAAAGTTCTGCCGGGAACACCATCCTGGGAAACGTTTCCTTCTTCCAGGCAGGGGTGGTAACAGAAGAGTGCATCCGTAAGCAAGCGGAGGTGGCCATGCGGCTGGTGACGGTGGTGGACTCTCCGGGCTGGGAGGGAGGCGTAGCAGGAGCTACAACGGAGAGGGTAAAGAGGGAGATTGTCGGTAGCATGGCCTTGTGTCCTCCTGGACCCCACGCTCTTCTGCTGACTCTGAGGCTGGATACACTGGTGAGAGCGGGACATGTTAGGGAACATCTGGAGCTTCTGGGTGAGGGTGTATGGAGACACACGATTCTGCTGTTCACACACGGGGATCACCTTCGAGAGGGGGTGGATATCGAGCAGCACATCCAGGGTGGGGGCAGAGACCTGCAGTTGCTGCTGGAGAAGTGCAGGCGCAGGTATCACGTCATTAGCAGCGTcgatggaggaggaagaggaggctcTGCTAAGGTGACAGAGCTCCTGGAAAAGGTGGAAAGGATGGCGGCCATGAACAGATGTGAGGCTTTCTCTGACCTGGTCCTGGAGGTGAGAGATCTGAGCCGGCAAAGGAATGAAAAGTTCAACCAGCGCTTGAAGGATATAACAGATAAAATGCTTCGTCAGGAGGCGGAGCTGAAGAACATGcgagacagggagatgaagagcATCCGGTGGTTCTTCGATaggaaaaagaaagtgaaatcACCCGGGAAGGCTGATATTCaaagggaagaagaggaggatgaggacaGGAGGATTGGCGAAAGAAAGAATGATATCGGTGAGCTAGAGGAGAGGATGCGATGGCTGACGgaggataaagaaaaagaagttcAAGATCTGAGCATTGAAAATGAGAGAATCCGCGTAGAACTAAACCAGAGTACACAAGAGAAGAACGAGGCGCGACTCAACCTggagctaaaagagagagagattgaagaGCTGAACGAAAGAATCGACGAGCAACAACTGAAGCTGCTCGACCTTGAACGTGCCGGTGTAGAAAATGAacatgagagaaaacagagggaggaagCCATCAGAGCAAAGCAACAAGAGTGGGTGAGGGACATGGAGATATTGAAGGAAAACATAGCGCTgcacaagaaagagaaaacagagtgGATGGAAAAAGTTGATTCATTAAAAGCAGAAATGGAAGAATCTAAAAGACATCATGACAATATTCTtgagagaaaagaacaagaaaaaaaacaggagatgGCAGAGATGGAACAAAAACTGCTGGAAAAGgacaaagagaaggaagaaCTGAGAACGAAAGCCTCTGAGGAAAAGCAGATAACTCTTGAGGGCATGAAACATTATGAAAAAGACATGGAGATGAAGGTTGAAGAGATGAAATCAAAACATCagaaggagatggagagaaaaatgcaagagaaagagaaacagatacAAGATATGCAACTGCAGCATCGGGACGagatggacagaaaaataaGCGACAGGAAAAAAGCGATGGACACAAAGAAAGTTCAACACCAGGAAGAAATTGATCAAATGTTGAAAGAAAAGGAGCACGATATGGACAATATCAAACGACAGCATGCAAATGAAATAAGGGACATacagcaaacacaacaaagagaGACTGCTGAGCTGAAAGAGCAGTTtgcaaaagaaaaggaggaacaaattcaagccaaaaagagagagatagcagAGTTAGAACAAAAGTATGCTGCCCAAATAGAGGGGAAAATggtagaaaatgaaaaagagaaggaaacaaTTCATCTAAATCACAAAAAAGACATGGCACAAAAGAtgcaagagaaagaaaaggaggtagaagcCTTAAAATTGCAGCATCAAGaagaaatgacaagaaaaataaatgaaatagaaaCACTGATGGAGGCAAAGAGAAATGAACACAGGGAGGAAATTCTtagaaaagtgaaagaaaaggaggaagacCAACAACAGTATGTTGATAAAATAAGAAGCATAGAGcaagaaagacaacaagagATTAACAAGTTGAAAGAACAGTTTgagaaagaaatggagaaacAATCGcagcaaagacaaacagagatagAAGCGTTAGAACAAAAGTATGCCGCCCAAATAGAAGGAAAGGtgttagaaaatgaaaaagaaaaggaaatgattaatcaaaatcatgaaaaacacattttgaaagaaatgcaagagagagacagacagatagaagagttaaaatgtcaacatgttaatgaaattgagaaaaaaatgcaagaaagtgaaaaggaaaaggaaagacttgTTATGGTGTGCAAACAAGAGATGGAGCAAAAGgtggcagaaaaagaaaaagaggttGAGGAGATGAAACTGAAGGTCAAAGAAGTGACGGAAAAGCTGCgacagaaggaggagagagaaacagatcttttaactgacagaaaagaaatggaGCAAAGActggaagagaaggaaaaagagattGAGGAAAGGAAACTAAACGTCAAACAAATGACGGAAAAGCTGCAAGAAAAGGAcgagaaagagaaagagcatTTAAATTTTAAGAAAGAAATGGAGCAAAGactggaagaaaaggaaaaagaactTGAGGAAAGAAAACTGAATGTCAAACAAATGACGGAAAAGCTGCaacagaaggaggagaaagaaatagatcttttaaatgacaaaaaagaaatggagcaaAGActggaagagaaggaaaaagagattGATGAAAGTAAACTGGAGGTCAAACAAATGATGGAAAAGCTGCAAGAAAAGGACGAGAAAGAGAAAGATCTTTTAAATTACAAGAAAGAAATGGAGCAAAGATGGGAAGAAAAAGAGCAGGAAGTAGAGGCGATAAAAGAGAACTTAAAAGAACTTGAGAAAAAACTGCGACAtacagaagaggagagagaaaaagaaaacttaaatCACAAGAAGCAGATGGAGCAGAAACTGCAAGAAAAAGAACGAGCGATAGAAAAGTTAAAGCAGCACATAAAGGACGTCGATGAAATCttggaaagaaaagaagaagagagaggagaaattaTTCTAAATCAAAAGAAAGAGGCAGAGCAAAGACTgcaagacagagaaagagagatggaggagatgaaATTCCAGCTCTCAGACGAAATGGAGagaaaactaaaagaaaaggAGACTGAGATTGAAAGTAATAAACAGCAGGCCGACGCCAGGGAGAcgagatggagggaggagcagaggaagagggatgagaacggagagaaagagatgaacaAATTGATCGAAATCATCGACAAGAAAACCAAAGAAATAACGCAAACGAAACGTCTTCTTGCgcagagagaaactgagatCGAGGAGGCAAAGACGACAAGTGCAAACTACCTGAAAGAAATTGAACAGCTGAAAGAAAGCTATGAAAACCAAAGCTCCAGCATCGTCGAGATACAGCAACGTCACACAGAGCAGGAGAGGCAAAAAGATGCTGAGATTACGGACAAACTgcaggagaaagaagaggagcTCGATCGACTGaggcagaaagacaaagaaaacgaGAAAGAGCTCGTCCAACTGAGGCTCACGATCGAGCATGCAAAGTCGGAGCTGAAGGAGCTTACCAACAGGATGGAAAAGGAGATGACCAGCATGATTCAGGAGTATGAAAAGGAgctagaaagaagaaatgagagCATGGAATCAGTTGTGAAGGAAAAGGACAGCGCTATGAGTCGTCTGGAGGAAGAAAGTCGGCAAAGCATTTTGGATGTCACTGAGAAATACGAGGAAAGCCAAAAGAGAgttgaggagctgcaggagcAAAATGAGAAGATGAGAAAAGAGGCGGACAATCTGAGGATAAAGTGTGAGGAGCTAAAGAAGGAGAGCGAAGAAGAGGTTAGAAAACATCTCAGGGGTTGCGAAGAACAGGTGAAAAGCGTAGAATCTGAAATCCAAGGCGTTCTTGAAGAGAGAGATCAGGAGGTCAGGGCTTTGAAAGAGGCTAATGACGTATTAAAAGTAGAGATAGAagggatgaaagagagagaaggcgGGGCCGAGAGGCAGATGAATGAGCTGAGAGAGCATTTCCAGAAACAGCTGATGGAGAAACAAAGCGAGGTCaaaaagagagatgaggaaACTGAGGAGGAATTCttgaaaagggaaagagaggcagaggaaagGGAAAAGGAGCTGAGTAGGCACGAGGAAGAGTTGAGCAAAAGAGGGCATGAACTCGAGGCGAAAGAGGAAACGCTTGTTGAAAAAGAGGGAAAGCTTGACAGTAAGGAACAAGAACTTCAAAAATGGGAAGCAGGTctaaagataaaacagaaagagCTAGAAGAAAAGGATAAATACGAGAAAGATGTGAACATCAGAGCAGAGAATGTCCAGAAAATGGAAAGGGAGCTAGAAAGCTTGCTCGGAGCTCTGGAGGGCAAACAGAAAGAGCTAAGTTCTCACGGTCAAGACCTTCAAAAGAAGGTGAAAGGGCTGAAGGATCAGGGGAAAGAGCTAAAAGATAGAGAGTATTACTTAAGAAATGAAGAACAGGAGCTGCTCAACTGGAAGTCAGAGTTGCAGATGCGAAACGAGCACGTGAACTCTACGACGCAGGAGTTAGATGACATCAGGCGAGGCATGGCTTTGCTGAAGGAAGAACTGCAGAGCAGGGAGAGAAATTTAAAGACGTCGAttgaaaaaatgagaaaatggcaGCAGAATCTTGAAGATAGAGAGGCAGAGTTGCGCAGAAGGGAGCAACATGAGGTCGACGACGGCGAGAGAGCACGCAAGACGGATTCTTTTGATCTGAAAGCCGCAGTGGACGATTTGTGTTCAATGTACGAAGACGTCAGCGTGGTAGAcgagcaagagaggaaggaaaaggggAAAGGAAGAGAGTTAGATAAAGAtggaaaggaaagggaggatCAGAGGATGAAAGCAGCTTCATCAGTTACAGAAAGCGGTAACTGTCACCTAGAAACACTCAAAGGGATGGAGATGGCTGGAAAGGAACCGGAAAGTGTAAAGGTCACGAGAGATTTCAAGGTGTTATCTTCAAGTCCGGGTCACAGAAGCTCAAACAACACTCTTGGGACTGATTTGAGGGTGGTGGTGTTAGGGGAGAGCTGGTCATCTCACTCTCCAGCTGGAGTTACCATCCTGGGCGGAGAGGTGTCCAAACTCAACGGGTCTACATTCAGGCCTTGGAGAGGTCAGATAGCTGGACGGCGCCTTGCTGTTGCAGAACCACTCGGTTTAAAGTGGCGAGATGGACCAGATCCAACCGACACGGCGCAAAGGAAAAGCATTCTCGATTGTATCTCCTGGTGTCGCCCAGGACCTCACGTCGTCCTCCTGCTCATGCCGGCCTTCTTGACCTGCACAAAGAAATACAGGACAGCAGTGGAGGAACACATGAGTCTGTTGGGGGAAGAGATCTGGCAGCGCACACTGGTGCTGTTCACATGGGGGGAAACTTTTGGGACAAACGCAGATCAGCACATTGAGAGGAACGGGGAGCTAATTGAACTGGTAAAGAGATGCGGGGGCAGGTATCACGTGCTAACCAGTAAGAAAAGCAACTCTGTGACTGAGGGATTATTTGAGAAGATGGAGGATATAGTGACTCTGAACAGCGAAGAGTAG